The following nucleotide sequence is from Devosia salina.
GGGCCTGGCCCTGGCCACGGCAATTCTGATCGGCTCGCTCTGGTCGGTGGGCGCCATCAACTACATGGTCGACTACACCTTCAACCGCACGGAACGGCAGGACGGGACCATCACCTTCCTCGGATCCAAGCCGGCTGCAGCGCTCTATGAGGTCGCTCGGCTTCCGGGCGTCCTGGCGGCAGAGCCCTTCGCAAGCGTGGGCGTCGAGATCAGCAAGGGTCCCGTCAGCCGGCGCATCGGCCTCACGGCCTATGCAAGAGGGAGCGACCAGGCCCGCCTGCTCGATGACCAGCTTCGACCTGTCGTTTTGCCCGATGAGGGGCTGATCGTCAGCCGGGCGCTCGCCCGGCTGCTCAGGGTCGGCCCGGGCGACAATGTGCAGATCAGACCGCTCGATGGCGACGGGCGAATGTATGCCGTCGGTGTCGCAGGTCTGATCGAAGGCTATCTCGGCCTCGCCGCCTATATGGACCTCAAGGCCCTCGACACGCTTCTGGGCCGCTCGCCGCAGATATCGGGCGTCAATGTCGAGATCGACGAAAGGCAGCAAGCCGAGCTGTTCGCCGCGCTCAAGGCGACGCCGGCATTGGGCATGATCAGCCTCCGCTCGGTCGCGCTCGAGCGCTTCCGCGAGACCATGGCGCAGAACATGTTCGTGATGATCGGCGTGCTGCTGGCCATGGCCGGGGTCATCGCCTTCGGCGTCGTCTATAATTTTGCGCGCATATCGCTCTCCGAGCAGGGGCGCGAAATGGCCAGCCTGCGGGTGCTCGGCTTCAGCCGGGGCGAAGTCTCGATGCTGCTGTTGGCCGAGATCGCCATGGTGACGCTACTCGCCCAGCCCATCGGCTGGCTGCTCGGGATTGGCCTGGCGCGCGGCATGGTCAGCAGCTTTTCGAGCGAGCTCTTCACCATGCCCCTGGTGCTCGAGCCGAGCGTGTTTGTGTACTCCACCGCCGTGGTGACCGCCGCGGCGGGGCTCTCCGGCCTGGTCGTAAGGCGGCGCATTGACCGTCTCGACATGATCGCCGTGCTCAAGACGAGGGAATAGAAATGGTGGGACGCATCATCAGCATAGCGATCATTGCCTGCATCTTGGCCGGTGCTGCCTGGGCCCTTTGGCCCCGGCCGGTGGCCGTGGAAGTGGCCGTGATCGAGCGGGGCAGCCTCGCCGTGACCGTCGAGGAGGAAGGCGTTTCGCGCATCAGGGAAGTCTATCGGGTGACAGCGCCAGTGGCCGGCCGGCTGGTGCGCGTCGATATCCACGCCGGCGATCCCGTCACCCTGGGTCAGACCGTCGCCGTGATCGAACCGGCGCCGCCCGGCTTGCTCGACGAGCGCTCGCGCCTGATCGCCGAGGCCGCCGTTGCAGCAGCGGAGGCAGCCGTACAGCTGGCCGAGGCGTCGCTCTCGGAAGCGCAGTCGCGCGCCGGCTATGCGGATGCGGATGCGACCCGAAAGGCGGCCCTCGCCGAGCGTGGCGTCGTTTCCGCGCAGGTCAATGAGCAGGCCACGCTCGCCCTCTCGATGGCGAAGCGGGATGTCCAGGTTGCACAAGCAACGCTTGCCATGCGCCAGCAGGATCTCGAAAGCGCCCGCGCCACGCTCATCCAGGGCAGTGCCACCACCCCGGCGGGTCAATGCTGCGCAGATGTGCCGAGCCCCATTGCCGGGCAAGTCCTCACGGTTCTTACCGAAAGCGAACAGGCCGTGCAGCCAGGCACGCCCCTGATGGAGCTGGGGGAACCCGCCAACATGGAGGTCGTGGTGCAAGTCCTCTCTTTCGACGCTGTCCGGATCACATTGGGTGCGCCTGCCACGATCAGGAACTGGGGTGGTGAGCCGTTACGGGCACGCGTCAGCAGCATCAGCCCCGCTGCGGTGACCAAAGTCAGTGCCCTGGGCATCGAGGAGCAACGCACCGAGGTGGTCCTCGACCTGCTCGATCCGCCCCAGGTCTGGTCGCGGCTGGGACACGGCTTTCGGGTCGTGGCCGATATCGTGGTCTGGGAGGGGAAGGACCGGGTGCTTGTCCCCATCGGTGCCCTGTTCAGGGACGCGGACCAATGGGCCGTGTTCCGCGTCATCGACGGCAAGGCCAGGCTGGCCCTCATCCAGTTGGGCCAGCGAAATGCCGATTTCGCGGAAGTGCTGAGTGGCCTGGACCCAGGGGATATCGTTATCACCCATCCCGGAGACACGCTGGTGGATGGAGTGGACGTCGACAGCGCCGGTCCCCCTGAGACACGGCAATAGCCGGTTCAACCCGGCGGGCGCCGTGCGCTTCGCCGTGCCGGATGGAGCCGCTGCTTCAGAAACTCCGAGGTCAACAGATATGTGCCGGTGATGGCCGCCAACCCCAGCAGCACATCTGCCCGCATCGGGGCAAAGCCGAACGCGTCGGCAAGGGGCAGATAGGGCAGGGCGATGGCCACCGAGGCCACTGCAAGCGCCAGCAGCACGAGCAGTTGCCCCGGCGGGCTGGACCAGAGCGGCCGACGTGTGCGGATGACGAAGATGATGGCCAGTTCGGTCAGCAGCGATTCCACGAACCAGCCGGTCTGAAATGCCGTCACCTCGCCCCGCGCGACGTAGAGCAGGAAGGCGAAGGTGACGAAATCGAACAGGGAACTGACAAGGCCGAAGC
It contains:
- a CDS encoding efflux RND transporter periplasmic adaptor subunit, coding for MVGRIISIAIIACILAGAAWALWPRPVAVEVAVIERGSLAVTVEEEGVSRIREVYRVTAPVAGRLVRVDIHAGDPVTLGQTVAVIEPAPPGLLDERSRLIAEAAVAAAEAAVQLAEASLSEAQSRAGYADADATRKAALAERGVVSAQVNEQATLALSMAKRDVQVAQATLAMRQQDLESARATLIQGSATTPAGQCCADVPSPIAGQVLTVLTESEQAVQPGTPLMELGEPANMEVVVQVLSFDAVRITLGAPATIRNWGGEPLRARVSSISPAAVTKVSALGIEEQRTEVVLDLLDPPQVWSRLGHGFRVVADIVVWEGKDRVLVPIGALFRDADQWAVFRVIDGKARLALIQLGQRNADFAEVLSGLDPGDIVITHPGDTLVDGVDVDSAGPPETRQ